CTTGATATCCAGAACGCACTTGACCGGTTATGCCAGCGTTTCGGTTGACGAAAAGAACATCGCCTGAGAAATGGCCGATAGCACCTGTTCCGCGCGGAAAGGTTTTGTGATCAGAAATGCAGGTTCCGGCCGTTCTCCGGTCAGCAGACGTTCTGGAAACGCGGTGATGAAAATCACAGGCACGTCGCCATGCGCAGCCAGCAAATCGTTTACTGCATCAATGCCCGAGCTGTTATCCGCCAGTTGGATGTCTGCAAGGATCAGATCAGGGCGACCGTTTGTGCCAATCTCCATCGCCTCATCGTGCGTTTGCGCCACGCCAAAGATCCGGTGGCCTGCGTCAGATACAATCCCTTCCAGATCCATCGCAATGATAGGTTCATCTTCGATGATAAACACCGCACCGCGTGCGGCTTTGGCCAGCTCGGCCTGACCTATGCGGATCAAAGATTCTGCTTCGGCAGTATCTACGCCGAGAACCTTGGCGACATCTTCTGCCGGAAAGTCCTCCAGTGCGTTCAGCAACACAGCCTCGCGCGCATTTTCGGTCAAAGAAGCCAACCGTTTTTGCGCCTTCGCAGCCGCGCCACGATCAGCATCCGAGACAGG
This DNA window, taken from Aliiroseovarius sp. F47248L, encodes the following:
- a CDS encoding response regulator, whose product is MDHIAIHIPYLRRYARALTGSQSTGDAYAAAVLEAMIANPDTIPAQKGARVALYQLFHTIWQSSGAPVSDADRGAAAKAQKRLASLTENAREAVLLNALEDFPAEDVAKVLGVDTAEAESLIRIGQAELAKAARGAVFIIEDEPIIAMDLEGIVSDAGHRIFGVAQTHDEAMEIGTNGRPDLILADIQLADNSSGIDAVNDLLAAHGDVPVIFITAFPERLLTGERPEPAFLITKPFRAEQVLSAISQAMFFSSTETLA